The proteins below are encoded in one region of Paraburkholderia aromaticivorans:
- a CDS encoding acetaldehyde dehydrogenase (acetylating), with translation MTDKVKVAIIGPGNIGTDLMIKVMRNSKHLEMGAMVGVDPKSDGLARAERMGVATTAEGIDGLLKLDVFKDIDIVFDATSAGAHKRHNDALQQHGVQVIDLTPAAIGPYVIPAINLEAENASNMNMVTCGGQATIPMVAAVSRVTKVHYAEIVASISSKSAGPGTRANIDEFTETTRSAIEILGGATRGKAIIVLNPAEPPLIMRDTVFVLSDLVDTKLIEDSIAKMVASVQAYVPGYRLKQKVQFDVISPEQPLNVPGIGPKHGLKTSVFLEVEGAAHYLPSYAGNLDIMTSAALACGDMMARRRVATGIARGHKEAV, from the coding sequence ATGACTGACAAGGTTAAGGTAGCGATCATCGGGCCTGGCAACATCGGCACCGATCTGATGATCAAGGTGATGCGCAACAGCAAGCACCTTGAAATGGGCGCGATGGTCGGCGTCGATCCAAAATCGGATGGCCTCGCGCGCGCTGAACGCATGGGCGTGGCGACGACTGCGGAAGGAATCGATGGCTTGCTGAAGCTCGACGTGTTCAAGGACATCGACATTGTGTTCGACGCCACCTCGGCAGGCGCGCACAAGCGTCACAACGACGCGCTTCAGCAGCACGGCGTGCAGGTGATCGACCTGACGCCTGCGGCGATCGGCCCGTATGTGATTCCGGCGATCAACCTCGAAGCCGAAAACGCCAGCAACATGAACATGGTCACTTGCGGCGGCCAGGCGACGATTCCGATGGTTGCGGCGGTTTCTCGTGTGACGAAGGTGCATTACGCGGAAATCGTCGCGTCGATCTCGAGCAAATCCGCCGGTCCTGGCACTCGCGCCAACATCGACGAGTTTACCGAGACCACGCGCAGCGCGATCGAAATCCTTGGCGGCGCGACGCGCGGCAAGGCGATTATCGTGCTCAATCCCGCCGAACCGCCGCTCATCATGCGCGACACGGTCTTCGTATTGTCCGATCTGGTGGATACGAAGCTCATTGAAGACAGCATCGCGAAGATGGTGGCCAGCGTTCAGGCCTACGTGCCCGGCTACCGCCTCAAGCAGAAGGTGCAGTTCGACGTGATTTCACCGGAGCAGCCGCTCAACGTGCCGGGCATCGGTCCGAAGCATGGTCTGAAAACCTCGGTGTTCCTCGAAGTGGAAGGCGCCGCTCACTATCTGCCCTCATATGCGGGCAATCTCGACATCATGACGTCGGCCGCGCTCGCGTGCGGCGACATGATGGCACGGCGTCGGGTTGCCACCGGCATCGCGCGTGGACACAAGGAGGCCGTGTAA
- a CDS encoding 2-hydroxymuconate tautomerase family protein has translation MPIALIKILEGHSPEKKRRLTESVSQAMAESLDMPIDGVRVLVEEVPLDYWGRGDETFADRVVDGSAALPKA, from the coding sequence ATGCCGATTGCTCTGATCAAGATCCTCGAGGGCCATAGCCCCGAGAAGAAACGGCGTCTGACCGAAAGCGTGTCGCAGGCAATGGCGGAAAGCCTCGACATGCCGATCGACGGCGTGCGCGTGCTGGTGGAAGAGGTGCCGCTCGATTACTGGGGACGTGGTGACGAGACTTTTGCGGACCGCGTCGTGGATGGCAGCGCGGCGCTTCCCAAAGCATGA
- a CDS encoding 2-keto-4-pentenoate hydratase, translated as MSSITEYATLLDDAARKATEVSQFDPEGGLSLDEAYEIQSASIKRRVERGERRVGVKMGFTSRAKMVQMGLSDVIWGRLTAGMQIEEGTAIDFSRFVHPRVEPEIAFVLKHSLEGDVTGPQALAAVEAIAPALEIIDSRYKDFKFTLPEVIADNASSSGFVIGAWRDPKIDFANLGLTLNIDGRVAQVGSTAALLGHPLRSLVAAARLSAQAGEPLQAGWIVMAGGATPAEWIKPGQYVSVDMEQLGSAGFHIKG; from the coding sequence ATGAGCTCCATCACCGAATACGCGACGCTGCTCGACGATGCAGCGCGTAAAGCAACCGAAGTCTCTCAGTTCGATCCCGAAGGAGGCTTGTCTTTGGACGAGGCCTACGAGATTCAATCGGCTTCGATCAAACGGCGAGTCGAGCGGGGCGAGCGCCGCGTCGGCGTGAAGATGGGTTTCACGAGCCGCGCGAAGATGGTTCAGATGGGTCTCTCGGACGTGATCTGGGGCCGCCTCACCGCGGGCATGCAGATCGAAGAGGGCACGGCGATTGATTTCTCGCGCTTCGTGCATCCGCGCGTCGAACCGGAAATCGCATTCGTGCTGAAGCATTCGCTCGAAGGCGACGTGACTGGACCGCAAGCGCTCGCCGCAGTGGAAGCGATTGCGCCGGCACTCGAAATCATCGACTCGCGCTACAAGGACTTCAAGTTCACGTTGCCCGAAGTGATCGCGGATAACGCATCTTCCAGCGGCTTCGTGATCGGCGCTTGGCGCGATCCAAAGATCGATTTCGCGAATCTGGGTCTGACGCTGAACATCGACGGCCGCGTCGCGCAGGTCGGTTCGACGGCGGCACTGCTCGGTCATCCGCTGCGGTCGCTGGTCGCCGCCGCGCGTTTGTCGGCACAGGCAGGCGAGCCGCTGCAGGCCGGCTGGATCGTGATGGCGGGCGGCGCGACGCCGGCCGAATGGATCAAGCCCGGCCAGTACGTATCGGTCGATATGGAACAGCTCGGCAGTGCGGGTTTTCACATCAAGGGGTAA
- the mhpD gene encoding 2-keto-4-pentenoate hydratase, giving the protein MTPQLIEQAAIALVEAERSGKYIAPLRETYEQLTIEDAYAIQRANTDRRVAEGRRIVGCKIGLTSAAVQKQLGVDQPDFGMLFDDMGYGDGEPIPASILTQPKIEAEIAFVIGRDLRMSNPGQLDVLNAIDYALPALEIVGSRIANWNIRITDTIADNASSSAYVLGNSPRKLSEFDLRLCGMVMERRGEPVSVGAGAACLGNPINAVVWLARKMATLGTPLLAGDLVLSGALGPMVPVTSGDIFETRINGLGSVRAVFEADSTQTASEARQ; this is encoded by the coding sequence ATGACACCACAATTGATCGAACAGGCGGCGATCGCATTGGTCGAGGCCGAACGTAGCGGCAAGTACATCGCGCCGCTGCGCGAAACCTACGAGCAACTCACGATCGAAGACGCCTACGCGATCCAGCGCGCCAACACGGACCGGCGCGTGGCCGAAGGACGGCGCATTGTCGGCTGCAAGATCGGGCTGACCTCGGCGGCCGTGCAGAAACAACTCGGTGTCGATCAGCCGGACTTCGGCATGCTGTTCGACGACATGGGTTACGGCGACGGTGAACCTATTCCCGCGTCCATTCTCACGCAACCGAAGATCGAAGCTGAAATCGCCTTCGTGATCGGCCGCGATCTGCGGATGTCGAACCCGGGTCAACTCGACGTGCTGAACGCCATCGATTACGCACTGCCCGCGCTCGAAATTGTCGGCAGCCGGATTGCGAACTGGAATATCCGCATCACCGACACGATCGCGGACAACGCGTCGTCGTCTGCTTATGTACTCGGCAACAGCCCGCGCAAGTTGTCTGAATTCGACCTTCGGCTGTGCGGCATGGTGATGGAGCGGCGCGGCGAGCCCGTATCAGTCGGCGCGGGCGCGGCATGTCTGGGCAACCCGATCAATGCGGTGGTGTGGCTGGCCCGAAAAATGGCCACGCTCGGCACACCGCTTCTGGCGGGCGACCTGGTGCTCTCCGGCGCGCTCGGGCCGATGGTGCCCGTCACGTCCGGCGACATCTTCGAAACACGCATCAACGGATTGGGCTCGGTGCGCGCCGTGTTCGAAGCCGATTCCACGCAAACCGCGAGCGAGGCACGCCAATGA
- a CDS encoding tautomerase family protein: protein MPIIHISLIEGRDDAAIKACVKAVARTVHETLGAPLSSIRVYATVTPATHWAVGDQTKDELTAAARENGQ, encoded by the coding sequence ATGCCCATCATTCACATTTCACTCATCGAAGGACGCGACGATGCCGCGATCAAAGCGTGCGTCAAGGCCGTAGCCCGCACAGTGCACGAGACGTTGGGCGCGCCGCTTAGCAGCATCCGCGTGTACGCGACGGTCACACCGGCCACGCATTGGGCCGTCGGCGATCAAACCAAGGACGAGCTCACCGCAGCCGCACGGGAGAACGGACAATGA
- a CDS encoding ABC transporter substrate-binding protein: MSDVQLQQALQLAREQLAPGGVLRAAINLGNTVLAQRHADNGELSGVSVDLARELAARLGVEVRFVTFDAAGKVFEALASHAWDVAFLAIDPTRGEQIAFTPPYVLIEGGYMVRKESPLRRSEQVDRSGVRITVGAGSAYDLYLTRTLQEAQIERYATAAEAFASFMTQGFDAAAGVRQVVSRYASTHEGLRVLDDSFMTIRQAMGVPKDRTEAASALAVFIEDMKANGSVADSLARSGQTAAAVAPPAAL; encoded by the coding sequence ATGAGCGACGTACAACTCCAGCAGGCACTCCAGTTGGCGCGTGAACAGCTTGCACCGGGCGGCGTGCTGCGCGCGGCGATCAATCTCGGCAATACGGTGCTCGCGCAACGCCACGCGGACAACGGCGAACTCAGCGGCGTTTCCGTCGATCTTGCACGTGAGCTCGCAGCGAGGCTCGGCGTCGAGGTGCGATTCGTCACCTTCGACGCAGCGGGCAAAGTCTTCGAAGCACTCGCCAGCCACGCATGGGACGTCGCGTTTCTCGCGATCGATCCGACACGCGGCGAGCAGATCGCTTTCACCCCGCCGTATGTGCTGATCGAGGGCGGGTACATGGTGCGCAAAGAGTCGCCATTGCGGCGGAGCGAACAGGTCGACCGCAGTGGCGTGCGCATCACGGTAGGTGCTGGCAGCGCGTACGACCTCTACCTGACGCGCACGCTCCAAGAGGCGCAGATCGAACGCTACGCCACCGCCGCCGAAGCGTTTGCATCATTCATGACTCAAGGCTTCGACGCAGCCGCGGGCGTTCGTCAGGTGGTGAGCCGTTATGCCTCGACCCATGAGGGATTGCGCGTACTCGACGACAGCTTCATGACGATCCGCCAGGCGATGGGTGTGCCAAAGGATCGCACCGAAGCAGCGTCAGCGCTCGCTGTTTTCATCGAAGACATGAAGGCGAACGGAAGCGTTGCCGATTCGCTCGCACGTAGCGGGCAGACGGCTGCCGCGGTGGCTCCGCCCGCCGCACTGTAA
- a CDS encoding dioxygenase, giving the protein MIISNQKDVTQAVLAELDRAPDPRFREIMSAAVQHLHNFARDAKLTEAEFHQACGFIAKLGQLSTASHNEVVLAAGSIGLSSLVCLLNNGDNGQTETTANLMGPFWRMDSPATPNGGSIVRSETPGVPIFVDAWVHDAEGKPVEGAEIDVWHTSAEGFYENQDPEQADMNLRGKLTTDSEGHISFRSVKPAGYPIPLSGPVGELLRAQGRHNMRPAHIHFMIYKPGFKTQFSQVYSSDDPNLDTDVQFGVTQALVGQYVLHENEPAPSGEIQGPWYSLAHHFRIEAGEARLPKPPITGKAEGPRPVWSVLERKS; this is encoded by the coding sequence ATGATCATCAGTAACCAGAAAGACGTCACTCAGGCGGTTCTCGCGGAACTCGACCGCGCACCTGATCCGCGCTTCCGCGAAATCATGTCCGCTGCGGTGCAGCACCTGCACAACTTCGCACGCGACGCCAAACTCACCGAAGCGGAATTCCATCAGGCCTGCGGCTTCATTGCGAAGCTCGGGCAATTGTCGACCGCATCGCACAATGAAGTGGTGCTGGCGGCGGGTTCGATCGGACTCTCTTCGCTGGTTTGTCTGCTGAATAACGGCGACAACGGCCAGACCGAAACCACTGCCAACCTGATGGGGCCGTTCTGGCGCATGGATTCGCCCGCTACGCCGAACGGCGGTTCGATTGTTCGCTCGGAAACGCCTGGCGTACCGATCTTTGTCGATGCATGGGTGCACGATGCCGAGGGGAAACCCGTGGAAGGCGCCGAGATTGATGTGTGGCACACGTCGGCCGAAGGTTTCTACGAGAACCAGGACCCCGAGCAGGCCGACATGAATCTGCGCGGCAAACTGACGACGGATAGTGAAGGACATATCTCCTTTCGCAGCGTAAAGCCGGCGGGCTATCCGATTCCGCTGTCGGGTCCAGTCGGAGAATTGCTGCGCGCGCAAGGGCGTCACAACATGCGCCCGGCACACATCCACTTCATGATCTACAAGCCGGGCTTCAAGACGCAGTTCTCGCAGGTCTATTCGAGCGACGATCCCAACCTCGACACCGACGTGCAGTTCGGCGTGACCCAGGCGCTTGTGGGGCAATACGTATTGCACGAAAACGAACCTGCGCCGTCAGGTGAAATTCAGGGACCGTGGTATTCGCTCGCGCATCACTTCAGGATCGAAGCAGGCGAGGCCAGACTGCCGAAGCCGCCGATTACCGGCAAGGCAGAAGGTCCGCGGCCGGTCTGGTCCGTGCTGGAGCGCAAGTCATGA
- a CDS encoding LysR substrate-binding domain-containing protein: protein MELKQMRYFLALAEELNFGRAAERLHMAQPPLTRNIRALEEELGTQLFIRTAKGAELTEAGRALLDEVPNILALSRRAEEQTQLAGQGYLGRLDVGIFSSGILNVIPRLLADFHTERPEVKIGLHNMSKAEQIAALRERRITIGFNRLVPNESDIAVDWVQREPFLVALYEGHALCEKKSVTLRDLDNERMILYPNAPVHGLAQEVTAAFRAEGVRLRVEQEVEDVVTCIALVASRFGVCVTTESAVNLRLPGVVYRPLKSSQLREIELSCLYRREDTSPILQAFLTLIRASRSKHARMKH from the coding sequence ATGGAACTGAAGCAGATGCGCTATTTCCTCGCCCTCGCGGAGGAACTGAACTTTGGGCGGGCGGCAGAGCGCCTGCACATGGCGCAACCACCGCTCACCCGGAATATCCGCGCGCTTGAAGAGGAACTCGGCACCCAGCTCTTCATCCGCACGGCTAAAGGAGCGGAACTGACGGAAGCGGGCCGCGCATTGCTCGATGAAGTGCCGAATATTCTCGCGCTGTCCCGCCGCGCCGAAGAGCAGACCCAACTCGCGGGTCAAGGATATCTGGGCCGGCTCGACGTCGGCATCTTCAGTTCCGGCATCCTGAACGTCATCCCTAGACTGCTCGCCGATTTTCATACCGAGCGTCCGGAGGTGAAGATCGGCTTGCACAACATGTCGAAGGCCGAGCAGATCGCGGCGCTTCGCGAGCGTCGTATCACAATCGGTTTTAACCGGCTGGTGCCAAACGAAAGCGATATTGCGGTCGACTGGGTTCAGCGTGAGCCGTTTCTCGTCGCGCTGTACGAAGGGCATGCATTGTGCGAGAAGAAATCCGTGACGCTGCGCGACCTCGATAACGAGCGCATGATTCTGTATCCCAATGCGCCGGTGCACGGACTCGCGCAGGAGGTGACGGCCGCGTTTCGCGCCGAGGGTGTGCGCCTGCGTGTCGAACAGGAGGTCGAGGACGTCGTCACATGCATCGCGCTGGTTGCGAGCCGGTTCGGGGTTTGCGTGACGACGGAGTCAGCGGTGAACCTGCGTTTGCCCGGGGTGGTGTACCGGCCGCTCAAATCATCGCAGTTGCGGGAGATCGAACTGAGTTGTCTCTATCGGCGCGAAGATACATCGCCGATTCTGCAAGCATTCCTCACGTTGATACGGGCGTCCCGATCGAAGCACGCCCGTATGAAGCACTAG
- a CDS encoding glyoxalase/bleomycin resistance/dioxygenase family protein, which translates to MERFDYAREDTGNLVLLEHVNLTIPDQRLATAFYVSGLGLTRDPYLMTGVSNMWINIGRSQIHLPHGDAQRLRGHVGLVVGTRQSLVERLCAVRSVLEETRFGWTERADRIEVTCPWGNRYDCLDPDACPADAPWSGIDLGMAYVRLDVPIGCAGPIATFYREMLDASVEVRDHHGSQQAVVAVGTHQQLIYAETPNASPDYDGHHLQIYVARFSEPYARLVARGLAYSEEPHQYRFADLIDLASGAHCFRLEHEVRSLRHPLYARPLVNRNPEQSNRDYRMGGDGRSGAF; encoded by the coding sequence ATGGAGCGTTTCGATTACGCACGCGAGGACACGGGAAATCTGGTCCTGCTCGAGCATGTCAACCTCACGATACCGGACCAGCGTCTCGCGACTGCTTTCTATGTCAGCGGACTCGGGCTCACGCGCGATCCTTATCTGATGACCGGCGTGAGCAATATGTGGATCAACATCGGCCGTTCACAGATTCACTTGCCGCACGGCGACGCACAACGGCTGCGCGGACACGTCGGTCTGGTCGTGGGCACGCGGCAGTCGTTGGTCGAACGGCTCTGCGCAGTTCGGTCGGTGCTCGAGGAAACCAGGTTCGGATGGACCGAGCGGGCCGACCGCATAGAGGTCACCTGCCCGTGGGGAAACCGTTACGACTGCCTCGATCCGGACGCGTGCCCGGCGGACGCGCCGTGGTCGGGCATCGATCTCGGCATGGCTTACGTGCGACTCGATGTGCCCATCGGGTGCGCGGGGCCGATTGCGACGTTCTACCGTGAGATGCTCGATGCGTCCGTCGAAGTCCGCGACCACCATGGTTCGCAGCAGGCGGTGGTCGCGGTCGGCACGCATCAGCAACTTATCTACGCGGAAACGCCCAACGCAAGCCCGGACTATGACGGGCACCACCTCCAGATCTATGTGGCCCGCTTCTCCGAACCGTACGCACGGCTCGTCGCACGTGGGCTGGCCTATAGCGAGGAGCCGCATCAATATCGCTTCGCCGACCTCATCGATCTCGCGAGCGGCGCGCATTGCTTCAGGCTCGAACATGAGGTTCGTAGTTTGCGGCATCCGCTCTATGCGCGACCGCTGGTGAACCGGAATCCGGAGCAAAGTAACCGGGATTACCGTATGGGTGGAGATGGGCGCAGCGGCGCGTTCTAG
- a CDS encoding MFS transporter has product MKTEATLSPAEDLPLVSARRSRTRFTILALLAIGTVINYLDRTVLGIAAPSLSQDLGLSAGVMGIVFSAFSWTYTLSQIPAGLLLDRLGARKTYFLAVASWSAFIILNGLSGGLLSLLIYRLGLGVAESPCFSTNSRVVGHWFPQRERARATSIYQVGQYVGLAVFSPLLFWIIAAFGWRAMFVIVGAVGLGFSIVWWLRYHEPHESRTMNEAERDYIGAGGGLTAAADAQRPFSWHDVRSLLGRREIWGAAIGQFAGNSTVVFFLTWFPTYLVSERHMAWLKVGFFAILPFVGASVGVLFGGWLSDLLLRRTGRINLARKLPIISGLLLSSSIVAAIYMKSDAAVIAVLSLAFFGQGMGGLGWSIIPDIAPKRLMGLTGGIFNFTANIAGIVTPIVIGAILALTGSFYWGLVFISAVALLGAASYIFILGDIKRIELPEVGSATKNSA; this is encoded by the coding sequence ATGAAGACAGAGGCAACGCTATCGCCGGCCGAGGACTTGCCCCTCGTGTCGGCGCGCCGCTCACGAACCCGTTTCACCATTCTCGCGCTGCTCGCGATCGGCACCGTCATCAACTATCTGGACCGTACGGTGCTGGGGATTGCGGCTCCGAGTCTGAGTCAGGATCTGGGGCTGTCGGCCGGCGTAATGGGCATCGTATTTTCTGCATTTTCCTGGACCTATACGCTTTCGCAGATACCGGCCGGGTTATTGCTCGATCGCCTCGGCGCGAGAAAGACCTACTTTCTTGCCGTCGCGAGCTGGTCGGCGTTCATTATCCTCAACGGGCTTTCTGGCGGTCTGCTTTCCCTGCTCATTTATCGGCTGGGGCTGGGCGTTGCCGAATCGCCGTGCTTTTCCACCAACAGCCGCGTCGTCGGCCACTGGTTTCCGCAGCGTGAGCGAGCGCGTGCCACCAGCATCTATCAGGTGGGACAGTATGTCGGTCTCGCCGTGTTCAGTCCGCTACTGTTCTGGATCATCGCGGCATTCGGCTGGCGTGCCATGTTCGTGATCGTCGGCGCAGTGGGGCTTGGATTTTCAATCGTCTGGTGGCTGCGCTATCACGAGCCGCACGAGTCGCGCACGATGAACGAGGCGGAGCGCGACTACATCGGAGCCGGTGGCGGCCTTACCGCAGCCGCCGATGCACAGCGGCCGTTCTCCTGGCACGACGTACGCAGCCTGCTGGGTCGTCGCGAGATCTGGGGGGCGGCGATCGGTCAGTTCGCGGGCAACTCCACCGTCGTGTTCTTCCTGACCTGGTTTCCAACTTATCTCGTGAGCGAACGCCATATGGCGTGGCTCAAGGTCGGATTCTTCGCGATCCTGCCGTTCGTCGGTGCCTCGGTTGGCGTGCTGTTCGGCGGATGGCTCTCCGATCTGCTGCTGCGACGCACCGGACGCATCAACCTGGCGCGCAAGCTCCCCATCATTAGCGGACTGTTGCTTTCGTCGAGCATCGTGGCGGCGATATACATGAAGAGCGATGCCGCCGTGATCGCCGTACTCTCGCTGGCGTTTTTCGGACAGGGCATGGGCGGCCTTGGCTGGTCCATCATTCCAGACATTGCGCCCAAACGCCTGATGGGGCTTACCGGCGGCATTTTCAACTTCACGGCCAACATCGCAGGGATCGTCACGCCGATCGTGATCGGCGCTATCCTTGCACTGACCGGCTCGTTCTATTGGGGGCTCGTGTTCATCAGCGCAGTGGCTTTGCTGGGCGCGGCATCGTATATCTTCATTCTTGGGGATATCAAGCGCATTGAATTACCCGAGGTCGGTAGCGCGACGAAGAACTCCGCATGA
- a CDS encoding Gfo/Idh/MocA family protein, with protein sequence MKPLRFGVLGAAKIARSFIAGVAPSELVDVVAVASRDLEKGRQFASEVGVQRAHGSYEALIHDADVDAIYVPLPNTLHAEWVIKALDAGKHVLCEKPIAVSKADTLAMFETARRNRRFLAEAYPYRAQEQTLALRRLLDEGAIGRVQTVYACFGVKFNDPANIRLDPERGGGALLDAGSYATSMLRMVAGEKPSRVNAIARWSETKVDLTVIANLEFPGGLLGQIACSFNTAYHRHALIAGSDGILETTFLNSPPDAGPPEIHLRRGIPSSTTRETIKLAGGNGFLAEADSFARAIALGPEHWTGSTEQESIDTIATLEAIARSVRSGNWENV encoded by the coding sequence ATGAAACCTTTGCGTTTTGGCGTACTGGGTGCCGCGAAAATCGCCCGCTCGTTTATCGCGGGCGTCGCACCGTCGGAGCTTGTCGATGTCGTTGCTGTTGCGAGCCGCGATCTTGAGAAGGGGCGGCAGTTTGCAAGCGAAGTTGGCGTGCAGCGAGCGCATGGTTCGTACGAAGCGCTGATTCACGATGCCGATGTCGACGCCATCTATGTGCCGCTGCCCAACACCTTGCACGCGGAGTGGGTCATCAAGGCGCTCGATGCCGGGAAGCACGTGCTGTGCGAAAAGCCCATTGCGGTTTCCAAAGCCGACACGCTCGCGATGTTCGAGACTGCCCGGCGCAACCGCCGTTTTCTGGCGGAGGCCTACCCCTATCGCGCGCAGGAACAGACGCTCGCGCTGCGCCGCCTGCTGGACGAAGGCGCGATCGGACGCGTGCAAACGGTGTATGCGTGCTTTGGGGTGAAATTCAACGACCCGGCCAATATCCGGCTCGATCCTGAGCGTGGCGGCGGAGCGCTGCTCGATGCAGGCAGCTATGCGACAAGCATGCTGCGCATGGTCGCGGGCGAGAAGCCATCACGCGTCAATGCGATCGCGCGTTGGTCGGAAACGAAGGTCGACCTGACCGTGATCGCCAATCTCGAGTTTCCTGGCGGTCTGCTGGGCCAGATCGCGTGCAGTTTCAATACGGCCTACCACCGCCACGCGCTCATCGCCGGCTCGGACGGCATTCTCGAGACGACCTTCCTGAATAGCCCACCGGATGCCGGACCGCCCGAAATTCATCTGCGCCGCGGAATACCTTCCTCGACGACCCGCGAAACGATCAAGCTTGCGGGCGGCAACGGCTTTCTCGCTGAAGCAGACAGTTTCGCTCGCGCCATTGCGCTGGGTCCTGAGCACTGGACGGGCAGCACGGAACAGGAGTCGATCGACACGATCGCGACGCTCGAAGCCATCGCTCGCAGCGTCCGTTCCGGCAACTGGGAAAACGTGTAG
- a CDS encoding FadR/GntR family transcriptional regulator — protein MYSIRTSPHIPAHTRDEYAYDQLLALLSDPEFGPDTRLPAEQTLAERFGVSRPMLRQALARLRAEGRIYSRKGSGSYVGNEMTVSQALSFSTLASIPDVRSFLEFRRSLEGECAACAAQLGDRVAFAKLRKSHLRLGQALAAGESGIEQDIAFHMAVAQSTGNRFFAHTLAALSEQMNFSIRLVRDLAGRPIVSRKQEVLREHEQILDAIDAGDAAAARDAMRAHIDGGIARLFGR, from the coding sequence ATGTACTCGATCCGAACCTCCCCGCATATTCCGGCTCATACGCGGGACGAATACGCATACGACCAACTCCTCGCCTTATTAAGCGATCCGGAGTTTGGTCCCGACACCCGGCTTCCGGCGGAACAAACTCTTGCGGAGCGCTTCGGCGTGTCGAGACCGATGCTGCGGCAAGCGCTGGCCAGGCTTCGCGCCGAAGGGAGGATTTATTCGCGAAAGGGCTCGGGCAGCTATGTCGGTAACGAGATGACGGTATCGCAGGCACTGTCTTTCTCGACCTTGGCAAGCATCCCTGATGTGCGAAGTTTTCTGGAATTCAGGCGGAGCCTCGAGGGCGAGTGCGCGGCGTGTGCGGCACAGTTGGGCGATCGGGTTGCATTCGCGAAACTGAGAAAGAGTCACCTCAGACTTGGTCAGGCGCTCGCTGCTGGAGAGTCTGGGATCGAGCAGGACATCGCTTTCCATATGGCCGTCGCGCAATCAACCGGTAATCGTTTCTTCGCCCACACCCTGGCGGCATTGTCTGAACAGATGAACTTCAGTATCCGTCTGGTGCGCGATCTCGCTGGCCGCCCCATTGTGTCTCGTAAGCAGGAGGTTTTACGAGAACACGAGCAAATTCTCGATGCGATTGACGCCGGCGATGCAGCTGCCGCGCGAGACGCTATGCGTGCCCATATTGACGGGGGAATCGCCCGGCTTTTCGGGCGATAG